A window of the Alnus glutinosa chromosome 4, dhAlnGlut1.1, whole genome shotgun sequence genome harbors these coding sequences:
- the LOC133866264 gene encoding uncharacterized protein LOC133866264 — MPRVSLFPVASHRSSRAVFTPPRLKTAKKPNLCFSTTPLLLRRKMHCVAGSSSESNPLTTMEADDVEDESHPLLMMEADEEDEDGMSLCVFYDIQNKEDVNTNIEIPEEVKHAICVGSSHGWLAYVSRLDCSVFLWSPFNTSPLILLPPIDTLPYVTVVSSEELDENEYKPDFVSAYEDDFSPDFGFKISCDCVHPDICQVHRIISPKLLSLRIMVKIVLSSSPTSDDCVVVAVPRHNIRRSIAFCKPGDKAWTFVDPPLQNGFHSISDVIHFKDRLFYTVSSCGTGLYAYDLSDLSSPKSYLLETSFNFQTLSSFDQNVRTWFHDRYYLVESLGDLLWVRRLISNNMNDDGEFTFSHDAQIFPDQTVQFDVYRLDFSKNTWEFTESIGDRVLFLGTNQSLSLSARDFPSLKANCIYFTDDSSSIHRKCDFGGRDFGYYELGGFAYGEYRFREDKILPPPFWVMRHFQ; from the coding sequence ATGCCCAGAGTTTCTCTCTTTCCTGTTGCTTCACATCGTTCTTCTCGCGCTGTGTTTACGCCTCCTCGTTTGAAAACAGCAAAGAAGCCCAACCTCTGTTTTTCCACTACTCCATTGCTTCTCCGGCGAAAGATGCATTGTGTTGCTGGATCGTCGTCGGAGTCAAATCCATTGACGACGATGGAAGCGGATGATGTGGAGGACGAGTCACATCCATTGTTGATGATGGAAGCGGACGAGGAAGACGAAGATGGCATGAGTCTTTGCGTTTTCTATGATATCCAAAACAAAGAGGATGTAAATACGAATATTGAGATCCCTGAAGAGGTTAAACATGCAATATGCGTTGGATCATCTCATGGCTGGCTGGCTTATGTCTCCCGTCTCGACTGCTCTGTTTTCCTCTGGAGTCCCTTCAACACCTCTCCGCTCATCTTGCTTCCTCCCATTGATACACTACCCTACGTAACAGTTGTATCTTCTGAAGAGTTAGATGAGAATGAATACAAACCCGATTTTGTAAGTGCATACGAAGATGATTTTTCCCCTGATTTTGGGTTCAAAATTTCATGCGATTGTGTCCATCCAGATATATGCCAAGTTCATCGTATCATTTCGCCAAAACTTTTGAGTCTAAGGATTATGGTCAAGATTGTTTTGTCATCTTCTCCAACAAGTGATGATTGCGTCGTTGTGGCTGTTCCTAGGCATAATATTCGCCGCAGTATTGCCTTTTGTAAACCTGGGGACAAGGCATGGACCTTTGTAGACCCGCCGCTTCAGAATGGTTTCCACAGTATTTCCGATGTCATACATTTCAAGGACCGCTTGTTCTACACCGTGTCCAGCTGTGGAACCGGTTTATACGCTTATGATCTTTCTGATCTTTCTTCTCCGAAGAGTTACCTTCTCGAAACTTCGTTCAACTTTCAAACCTTATCCTCGTTTGACCAAAATGTGAGGACTTGGTTCCATGACAGATATTATCTGGTCGAATCGTTAGGTGATCTTCTGTGGGTTCGTCGGCTTATTTCTAACAATATGAATGACGATGGCGAATTTACATTTTCCCATGATGCTCAAATATTTCCGGACCAGACAGTCCAGTTTGATGTTTATAGGCTGGATTTCTCTAAGAACACATGGGAATTTACTGAATCCATAGGTGACCGAGTTCTGTTCTTGGGTACtaaccaatctctctctctctctgctcggGACTTTCCCAGTTTGAAAGCAAACTGCATATACTTCACGGATGATTCTTCTTCAATACATCGGAAATGTGATTTTGGGGGCCGGGATTTTGGGTATTACGAGCTGGGAGGATTTGCATATGGAGAATACCGTTTTCGTGAGGACAAGATTTTGCCACCACCTTTCTGGGTTATGCGCCATTTTCAGTAA